A window of the Salvelinus sp. IW2-2015 linkage group LG3, ASM291031v2, whole genome shotgun sequence genome harbors these coding sequences:
- the LOC111954365 gene encoding palmitoyltransferase ZDHHC21, with translation MKLRLHFVMDPMGWFCTSMVFAIWLYNSFFVPKLVLLPHFYEGNIPWALVVSYYLASALCMAALFRASTANPGRLTPDPHIPHSEREQWEMCTKCNMRRPKRSHHCSRCGHCVRRMDHHCPWINNCVGEDNHWLFLQLCFYTQVLSLFTLVLDFCQFYYFQPLTTLDQEAFMARHELALIRVSAIMGLVMIGGMSSLFYTQMAGILTDTTTIEKMAHFSNEIGGSGGGSKKSWQRTLAEVFGTTWKILWFIPLRSRQPLTFPHHFRSHV, from the exons ATGAAGCTTCGGCTGCACTTTGTGATGGACCCCATGGGCTGGTTCTGCACCAGTATGGTTTTCGCCATCTGGCTCTACAACTCCTTCTTCGTCCCCAAGTTGGTGCTACTGCCCCATTTCTATGAGGGGAATATCCCTTGGGCSTTGGTTGTCA GTTACTACTTAGCATCAGCCCTCTGTATGGCTGCACTTTTTAGAGCTTCTACAGCCAATCCTGGCCGACTCACACCCGACCCTCACATCCCTCACTCAG AGCGAGAGCAGTGGGAAATGTGTACCAAGTGCAACATGAGGAGACCAAAAAGGTCCCACCACTGCAGTCGTTGTGGCCATTGTGTACGTAGAATGGACCACCACTGTCCATG GATCAATAATTGTGTAGGGGAGGACAACCACTGGCTCTTCTTGCAACTCTGTTTTTACACACAGGTCCTCAGTTTGTTCACCCTGGTTCTAGACTTCTGCCAGTTCTATTACTTCCAGCCCTTGACCACATTGGACCAG GAGGCATTCATGGCACGTCATGAGCTCGCCCTGATCCGTGTGTCTGCGATCATGGGTCTGGTGATGATCGGAGGCATGAGCAGCCTCTTCTATACTCAGATGGCTGGCATCCTGACA GACACCACCACCATTGAGAAAATGGCTCACTTCTCAAATGAAAT AGGCGGGTCTGGTGGTGGGTCAAAGAAATCCTGGCAGCGGACTCTGGCCGAGGTGTTTGGCACTACCTGGAAAATCCTGTGGTTCATCCCGTTGAGGAGCAGGCAACCACTGACCTTTCCCCACCACTTCCGCAGTCATGTGTAG